The following is a genomic window from Rhodobium gokarnense.
ATCTCAGGCGCGTCCTTCAGGGCTAGGATGAAGCTCTTGCGCTGGGGCGCCTGGTAGACGGCGGAGACCCGCGACTTCTCGCCGTTCCTGGCGACGACGTCGACGACCTTGACGACGCTGAGGTCGGCGGTGGAGAGGATCGTCAGCGTCTTCGGCAGATAGTTGGCGACGGCCAGCCAGCGCCCGTCATGGCTCATGGCGATGTTGCGGCTGTTGAGGCCGGCGCGCACCCGGCCGACCTCCTTGAGGGACCAGAGGTCGTATTTCTGGACCCAGCCGTCGCGCGACATGATGAAGACGAAATGCCCGTCGGGGGAGAATTTCGGCCCGCCATGGACGGCGAACGGGGTGGCGAACCGGTCGAGGACGTCGAAGGTGTCGCCGTCCAGCACGCTGACATGGTGGTCGCCGGTTTCAACGACGAGGGTGACGTTCATCGGATCGGCGGCAAAGACGGGCGCCGGCGCAGGCATATAGTCCTCGGCCATCTCGCGGCTTTCAGCGATCTCGTTCGGTCCCCAGGCCGGGATGTCGGCGAGCGGCGTGCGCAGATACGCGGCGAGCGCTGCGATCTCGTCGGCCTTCAGGACGTCGGCAAAACCCTCCATCTGGGTCGCCGGGCGGCCATGGGCGATCACCTCTTCCAGCACCGGACCGCGGATGCGCTTCAGCGTTTCCGGGATCAGCGCCGGTCCGATGCCGCCGAGCCGGCTTTCGGCATGGCATTCGGCGCAATGCTCGCGGTAGAGCGCACCAGCGTCCGGATCGGCGTGCACGGGCGCAGCCGCATAAAGCCCGGCCGCCGCCGCCAGCATTGCGATCGTCGGGGCCCTAAAGGAATTCATGGGCCGGATCATGGCTCTTCCCCCGGAATGGCGTGACGGTCAGCCGGTCGGCATCGCCGGCAATGCCGATCTCCTCGGCGCGGAGATAGCAGGCCGGGTCCTCGGCCCATGGATCGCCGGAGACCTGCAGGGCGCGGATGCGGGTGTTGCCGCCGCAGACCTTTTGGAAGGCACAAGCACCGCAGCGTCCCTTCAGCGGCCGCGGCCGCTGGCGTAACAGCGCGAGCATCGGATCGTCGCCCGTCCACAGCGCAGAGAACGGCGCAACGCGGACGCTGCCGACCGTGTAGTCCGACCAGTAGGTGTCGGGGTGGACGTTGCCTTGCGTGTCGATATTGGCAACGCCGAGGCCGGAGGAATTGCCGCCCCAGGCCTCCAGATGCGCGCGGACATGGGCGACCATATCGGCCGGGAAGCGCGCCGCGACCCAGCCCAGGAAGTAGACCGCATCGGCGTCGTTGTTGCCGGTGACGATCTCCAGCGGGCGGCCGTTCCGCAATGCGTCCCAGCCGCGCTCGATCACGAGGTCCATCGCGGTGCGGGTTCGGGCGTGCTCGGCGTCCTCGCCGCGGTGCTTGTCGCCGCGCCCGGCATAGACCAGGTGCGACAGGTAGAGCTTGTCGACCCCTTCGGCCTCGCAGAGGTCGATCATTGCCGGCAGGTGCTCGGCGGTACCCTCCGTCAGGGTGAAGCGCAGGCCGACCTTGATGCCGCGCGCCTTGCAGGCGCGCACGCCGGCAAGCGCTTCGTCGAAGGCGCCGTCGACGCCGCGGAACCAGTCATGGACCCTGCCGATGCCGTCGAGCGAAATGCCGACATAGTCGAAGCCGAGAGCGGCGATGCGGTCGGCGTTGTCGCCGGTGATCCTGGTGCCGTTGGTGGAGAGCGCCAGATGGCGGAAGCCGAGGTCGCGGGCGCGCGTCGCCAGATCGAAGAAATCGAAGCGCAGCAGCGGCTCGCCACCGGACAGGATCAGCGCCGGAACGCCGAAGGCGGCAAGGTCGTCGAGGACGCCGAGCGCCTCGTCATGGGTCAGCTCGCCCGGGAACGGCACGTCGGCCGAGGCCGTGTAGCAGTGGCGGCAGCGCAGATTGCAGCGCCGGGTGAGGTTCCAGATGACGACGGGCTTGACGGCGGCGACGCTCCGGCGCGCACGCACCGGGGTCGGCTCCAGGAGCTCTTTCATGTACTGGGTCAGCCGGAACATCGCTCACCTCCCGTTTTTTGCAAGCCGCATGCCCGTCTTCTTCAGGATGCGGGTGGAATAAAGGATGTCGCTGCCGCGGCAGGCGGCGCCGAGGAGCCGGGCGATCTCGCCGCGCTTTTCCTCCACTTCGGCGCGGCTTTCGCCATGGACCATGGCAAAGAGATTGTAGGGCCAGTCGGGCAGCGCCCGCGGCCGCAGATAGCAGTGGCTGACGAAGGGGAGCGCGCCGACCTCCGGCCCGAGCCGGGCGACCGCGTCGTCGGCGACGTCCCAGACGCTCATGCCGTTGGCGACCATGCCGAGGGCGTAGTGGTTGGGGGCAATCGCGATGCGGCGGACGATGCCGCGGGCCTGCAGCGCCGCCAGTCGCTCGCGGACCGCGGCCTCGGCAATGCCGAGCCGGCGGCCGATCTCCGCATAGGGCTCCGGCACCAGGGGCAGCCCCGCCTGGGTCTCGGCGATCAGCCTGCGGTCGGTCTCGTCGATCCTCATGCGCTCACCCGGAAGCCGATGTAGAACTCGGCGAGCTTGGGAAAGGTCAGGACGGCGATGCCGGTCTCCGCCTCGATCTCTTTCGCGATGCGGGCGATGTCGTCAGGCTTCTCGACCGCCAGCACGAACCACATGTTGAGCCGGTGGTCGCGCTCGTAATTGTGGGCGACTTCCCGGCGGGCATTGACGGCTTCGGCGACCGCCTCGAAGCGC
Proteins encoded in this region:
- a CDS encoding nitrite reductase translates to MIRPMNSFRAPTIAMLAAAAGLYAAAPVHADPDAGALYREHCAECHAESRLGGIGPALIPETLKRIRGPVLEEVIAHGRPATQMEGFADVLKADEIAALAAYLRTPLADIPAWGPNEIAESREMAEDYMPAPAPVFAADPMNVTLVVETGDHHVSVLDGDTFDVLDRFATPFAVHGGPKFSPDGHFVFIMSRDGWVQKYDLWSLKEVGRVRAGLNSRNIAMSHDGRWLAVANYLPKTLTILSTADLSVVKVVDVVARNGEKSRVSAVYQAPQRKSFILALKDAPEIWEIATDPGAGPFHDGFVHSYEAGMKEALAAEKGLFARRRIAIDEPLDDFFFTPDYRNLIGTNRAGDQGVVVNLDVGREIASLPLPGMPHLGSGIVWTSKGRRVMATPHLREGVISVIDIDDWTVVGTIRTGGPGFFLRSHENSPYVWADVFFGPNRDVMHVIDKETLKIVKTLKPVPGATVAHTEFTRDGRYALVSVWEDNGALLVYDARTLEEVRRLPMKKPSGKYNVWNKITFSDGTSH
- the nirJ gene encoding heme d1 biosynthesis radical SAM protein NirJ; protein product: MFRLTQYMKELLEPTPVRARRSVAAVKPVVIWNLTRRCNLRCRHCYTASADVPFPGELTHDEALGVLDDLAAFGVPALILSGGEPLLRFDFFDLATRARDLGFRHLALSTNGTRITGDNADRIAALGFDYVGISLDGIGRVHDWFRGVDGAFDEALAGVRACKARGIKVGLRFTLTEGTAEHLPAMIDLCEAEGVDKLYLSHLVYAGRGDKHRGEDAEHARTRTAMDLVIERGWDALRNGRPLEIVTGNNDADAVYFLGWVAARFPADMVAHVRAHLEAWGGNSSGLGVANIDTQGNVHPDTYWSDYTVGSVRVAPFSALWTGDDPMLALLRQRPRPLKGRCGACAFQKVCGGNTRIRALQVSGDPWAEDPACYLRAEEIGIAGDADRLTVTPFRGKSHDPAHEFL
- the ahbB gene encoding siroheme decarboxylase subunit beta, whose protein sequence is MRIDETDRRLIAETQAGLPLVPEPYAEIGRRLGIAEAAVRERLAALQARGIVRRIAIAPNHYALGMVANGMSVWDVADDAVARLGPEVGALPFVSHCYLRPRALPDWPYNLFAMVHGESRAEVEEKRGEIARLLGAACRGSDILYSTRILKKTGMRLAKNGR